The segment GATTTTGGGGTAAACCAACTGCTTTTTGGTGTCCAACACCTAATTGTGGGGTCCAAAACCTGATTTTTGGGGTAAACCAACTGATTCTGAGGtaaaacaactgctttttgGTGCCTAACACCTAATTTTGGGGCTAAACCACCTGGTTTTTGTGTCCAACACCTAATTTTGGGGCTAAACCCCCTGATTTTGGTGTCCAACACCTGATTTTGGGGCTAAACCCCCTGATTTTGGTGTCCAACACCTGATTTTGGGGCTAAACCCCCTAATTTTGGGGCTAAACCCCCTGATTTTGGGTCTAAACCCCCTGATTTTGGGTCTAAACCTCCTAATTTTGGGTCAAACCCCCCTAATTTTGTGTCTAAACCCCCTAATTTTGGGTCTAAACCTCCTAATTTTGTGTCTAAACCCCCTGATTTTGGGTCTAAACCTCCTAATTTTGGGTCTAACCCCCCTAATTTTGGGGCTAACCCACCTGATTTTGGGTCTAAACCCCCTCATTTTGGCTCTAACCCCCCTAATTTTGGGTCTAAACCCCCTAATTTTGGGGCTAAACCCCCTGATTTTGGGTCTAAACCTCCTAATTTTGGGTCTAAACCCCCTAATTTTGGGGCTAACCCCCCTGATTTTGGGTCTAAACCCCCTAATTTTGGGGCTAAACCCCCTAATTTTGGGGCTAACCCCCCTCATTTTGGGGCCAAACCCCCCAAATTTTGTGTCTAACCCCCCTCATTTTGGGGCTAAACCCCCTCATTTTGGGTCTAACCCCCCTCATTTTGGGGCTAAACCCCCTAATTTTGTGTCTAACCCCCCTGATTTTgccacctctcctcctcccgCCAGGCCCCCCCGGCtccaccgccccccccccccccctcgccgcctcctcctcctcctcctgctcccccccaGCCATGGACGCCGACCCTCCACGGACCCCCCCGGCCCCATCTCCAGCCTTGGGCTCCCCCTTGAACCTGCCGCTGATCCTCGAGGAGCTCCGCGTCCTCCAGCAGCGCCAGCTCCACCAGATGCAGATGACCGAGGAGATCTGCCGCCAAGTCCTCCTCTTGGGCACCCTCCAGCACCCCAAGAGCCACCTCCTCCCGTCGtacccccccaaaaccccccctgCCAAGCCTCACTTCTTCCATCTCCTCCCAcctttccccaccaccaccaccgccaCCACCCGTGGGGGCCTCAAAGCCGACCCGCGCCCCACATCCACCTTCCTCCCTTTGGCCCTTGGGTCTTCTCCAGGTCTCCTGCGCCCCAAGAACGTGGTGCTGGTGGAAGCGGGGACCTCCAGGCACGAATGTGGCTTCTGTGGCAAAGCCTTTGGCAGCGACAGCGCGAGGCAGATCCACCTGAGGTCCCACACTGGGGAAAGGCCCTACAAGTGCAACGTCTGCGGCAACAGGTTCACCACCCGCGGCAACCTGAAGGTCCACTTCCACCGGCACCGCGAGAAGTACCCCCACGTGCAGATGAACCCTCATCCCGTGCCACAGCACCTCGATTACCTCCTGCCGGCCACCCGAGAGCCGCCGATGGGAGCTCAGCTCAAGGGGGGCGACCAACTGGTCCACATGGGCGAGCAAGAGGTCAAGGGGGGCGAGCAAGTCAATGGGGGCAACCAACAGGTCAACGTGGGCAAACAACAGGTCAACGTGGGCAACCAGCAGGTCAATGGGAGCAACCAACAGGTCAACGTAGGCAACCAACAGGTCAATGGGAGCAACCAACAGGTCAGTGGGAGCAACCAGCAGGTCAACGTGGGCAACCAACAAGTCAATGGGGGCAACCAACAGGTCAATGGGAGCAACCAGCAGGTCAATGGGGGCAACCAACAGGTCAATGGGAGCAACCAGCAGGTCAATGGGGGCAACCAACAGGTCAATATGGCCACCCATGATCTCAATGGGAGCAACCAACAGGTCAACATGGGCAACCAACAGGTCAATGGGAGCAACCAACATGTCAACATGGCCACCCATGATCTCAATGGGAGCAACCAACAGGTCAACATGGCCACCCATGATCTCAATGGGAGCAACCAAGAGGTCAATGTGGCCACCCAACAGGTCAATGGGAGCAGCCAAGAGGTCAATGTGGGTGCCCAACAGGTCAACGCGGCCACTCAACATCCTGGTGGGGCCACCCAAGTCAATGTGGGCACTCAACAGGTCAATGGGAGCAACCAGCAGGTCAATGGAGGCAACCAACAGGTCAATGTGACCAACCAAGTCAATGTGGCCACTCAACAGGTCAACGTGGGCACCCAACACGTCAACCCGAGCACCCAACAGGTCAACCCGAGCACCCAACAGGTCAATGGGAGCAACCAACAGGTCAATGGGAGCAACCAACAGGTCAACCCGAGCACCCAACAGGTCAATCCGAGCACCCAACAGGTCAATGGGAGCACCCAGCAGGTCAACGCAGCCACTCAACATCATGGTGGGGCCACCCAAGTCCATGTGGGCACCCAACAGGTCAAGCCAACCAGCCAACAGCTCAATGTGGGCACCCAACAGGTCAACCCAACCACCCAACAAGTCAATGGGAGCACCCAACAGGGCAACCCAACTACTCAACAGGTCCATGTGGCCACTCAGCAGCATGGTGGGACCACCCAAGTCAACGCAAGCACCCACCAGGTCAATGTGGGCACCCACCAGGTCAACCCAACCACCCACCAGGTCAACCCAACCACCCACCAGGTCAACGTGGGCACCCAACAGGTCAATACAACCACCCACCAGGTCAATGTGGGCACCCAACACATCAACCCAACCACCCAACAGGTCAACATGGGCACCCAACACATCAACCCAACCACCCAACAGGTCAACATGGGCACCCAACAGGTCAACCCAACCACCCAACAGGTCAACATGGGCACCCACCAGGTCAACCCAATCACCCACCAGGTCAATGTGGGCACCCAACACATCAACCCAACCACCCAACAAGTCAACGCAACCACCCAACAAGTCAATGTGGGCATCCAACACATCAACCCAACCACCCACCAGGTCAACATGGGCACCCAACAGGTCAACCCAACCACCCAACACATCAACCCAACCACCCAACAAGTCAACGTGGGCACCCAACAGGTCAATACAACCACCCACCAGGTCAACGTGGGCACCCACCAGGTCAACATGGGCACCCACCACATCACCCCAACCACCCACCAGCTCAACCCAGCCCCCCAACTCCACCTCACCGCCTTCCACAAGCTCCTCCTGCTGAAGGCCACCGACGGCCGCCCCACGGCGCGCGACGAGAACACCCCCCCACCGTGGCCCCTCTTCGCCCCCCGCTTCCCGGGCTCCTCGGAGACCTCCAAGCTCCAACAACTGGTGGAGAAGAtcgacccccccccccccacaaccaccatcatcatcatcatcgtcATCACCATCGCCACCATCGGACCCCCAACGCCACCAGTGCCGCCGCGTGTTGAGGCACTGGCCCCTCGGGCAACGTGGGGCAATGGGGCGCTGCAAGGTGTGCGGCCGCTGCTTCCCCAGCCGTGGGGCGTGGAGGGCTCGCTGTGGGGCGCACAAAGGGGGGCCCCCCAACTCCTGCCCCCTGTGCCGGAAGAGGTTCGGTGACGGCGGGGACCCCCAGCGCCCCGGCGCCCGGCTCCGTCTGCTGGGGCGGCCGCCCCACGGCGAGGGCACTGGGGGGCGAGAGGAAGATGGGGGGCGCCAGGAtgtggggggagaggaggaggaggaggaggaagaggaaggaggaggaagggaggaggaaggggaagaggatgTGGAGGTAAGaagggggaatggggggggggaagggaaaatggggggggtttggggggaatTGGGAGGAAATTGGGGGGGGtgaagggaaaaggggggagATTGGGGGGAAGTTTTGAAATTGGGGGGGAACTAAGGAGAAATGGGGAGATTTGGGGGGAAATTGGAGGAGTTTTGGAAATTGGGGGGAATGAGGGGGGAATTGGGAGGAACTAAGGAGAAATGAGGGAATTTGGGGGGAATTGGGGAAGTTTTGGAAATTGGGGGGAATTGGGGGAAACTAAGGAGAAATGAGGGAATTTGGGGGGAGTTTGGGGAAATTAGGGGGGAGTTTGGGGGAGTTTTGGAAATTGGGGGGAATTAAGGGGGAAATTGGGGGAAACTAAGGAGAAATGGGGAAATTAGGGGGGAGTTCAGGGGAAATTGGGGGAattggggggggtttggggggaaaaaggagaaatggggGAATTTGGGGGGAATTTGGGGAAATTAAGGGGGAGTTTGggggaaaacaaggaaaactgGGGGGAATTTGGgagaaaaccaaggaaaagTGGGGAAACGaggaaaaatggggaaaataggGGGAAATTGGGGGGTATTTTGGAAATTGGGGCAAatttgggggaaaggaaggaaaacatgggaaaatgAGGGGAAATGTGGGGAAAACTTTGGAAATTAGAGGAAATAtggggaaaacaaggaaaatgggGTGAAAATTGTGGAAATTACagggaaaatgaggaaatttAAGGGAAATTGGGGGAAAATGGGGAAATTGGGGGGGAATTGTGGAAATtatggggaaactgaggcaattTGGTGGGAAATTATGGGAAACTGAGGAAATTTGGGGGAATGGAGGAAAATTGTGGAAATTATggggaaaatgaggaaatttGAGGGAAATTgggggaaaatgggaaaaaaattgtgGAAATTGTGGGGAAACTGAGGGAATTTGGTGGGAAATAGGGGGAAACTGGAAATATGGGGGAAATATGGGGGAAATTGGGGGGAAATGAGGAAATTTAAGGCGAATTTGGGGAAAAACGTGGAAATTggggggaaactgaggaaatTTGGGGGAAATGGAGGATAATTGTGGAAATTacagggaaaacaaggaaatttGGGGGGAACTGGGGAAAATGGGGAAATTTCAGGGAAATTTCAAGGAAATTGGGGAAAATTGTGGAAAttgtggggaaactgaggaaatTTAAGGGAAATtggggaaaaatgaagaaatttgggggaagctgggggaaaaaaaggagaaaacgAGGGAATGtcaggaaaagcagggaaatccCTCGGGAAtaaagggaagaaggggggaatGGAAGCAAaggaggggaaactgaggcacagcagcactgacaccCCCTTTCCCCACAGGTCCCCCCCCCATGGACACCGTCAGGACCCCTCTGGAACCAGcccccccccaaagccccaTTGGGGAGCCCCGAGGAAGACGAGGGGGGGGCTCCAGGGGATGGAGACCCCCCAAAGGAGGCGGAGGGGGACCAGTAGGTCAATGGGGGGTGATGGagacccccccaaatccccctctgctgcaccccAAGCTCCCCCTAACCATAGCTTAGGCCATTAAAGCCGTTTGATGACTCcaacccctccccccccccgctttttGTGTGGGAATGGACCTAAAATGAGGGAAAACGACCCAAAAAGGCGAGGGGGGGATGTAATCTCAGGGGACAAAATGGCGGCCGTTGCCATGGCGACCGCGTGGAGCCGGCGCGCAAGATGGCGGCGGTTGCTATGGAGATAAGCGATAACAGTCAAGATGGCGGCGGTTGCCGTGGAGATACGCGCCCGCCCCCAAAATGGCGGCGGTTGCCATGGGGACGGCATAAAGAGGTATTGCCAGCTCTAAAGATGGCGGCGGTTGCCATGGCGATAAGGACCGGCCCCCAAAATGGCGGCGGTTGCCATGGCGATACGCGCCAAACTTCAAGATGGCGGCGGTTGCCATGGGGATAAGAGCCAGCCCCCAAAATGGTGGCCGTTGTCATGGAGACGGCATAAAGAGGCGGTGCCAGCTCTAAAGATGGCGGCCGTTGCCATAGCAATACGAGCCAGCCCCCAAAATGGCGGCCGTTGCCATGGCGATAAGCGCCAGCCCCCAAAATGGCGGCGGTTGCCATGGCGGTACTCACCAGCAGTCAAAATGGCGGCAGTTGCCATGGGGACGGCACATAGAGGCGTTGCCAGCCTTAAAAATGGCGGCAGTTGCCATGGCGATATGCGCCAGCCCCCAAAATGGCGGCGGTTGCCATGGCGATAGTCGCCAGCACTCAAGATAGCGGCCGCTCCCCCATAGCCCGCTCGTCCCTTTGCCCTCacccaagatggcggcggcggcttCGCTCCTCAGCGGCCACTTCCGGCGGTGCGTCCGTGAGGGGAAGGCGGCGGTTCCCGGTTCCCGGAGCCCGTTCCCGGTTCCCGGAGCCCGTTCCCGGTTCTTGGATCCCGGCTCCCGGCGCCATGTCGGACACGTGGAGCTCGATCCAGGCCCATAAGAAGCAGCTGGACTCGCTGCGGGAGCGGCTGCAGCGGCGGCGGAAGCAGGACCCGCTGGGTGAGGGcgggaagggaggggggaacGGGGTGATTAAGGGGTTAAGGGCGTTAATTAAGGGGGTTAATAAGGGGCAATGCAGGTAATGGGTTAATTAAGGGGTTAATGAGGGGCAATGGGGGGTAATTGCGGTAATGGAGGGGATTAAAGAGGGTTAATGGGGCAATTAAGGGGTTAAGGGGGTAAAGGGGCGGGttaatgggggtaatggggtTAATGAGGGATAACGGGGTTAATGAGGGGTAATTGGGTTAATTAAGGGGTGAATGGTGTaaatgggggtaatgggggtaaTTGAGTGGGTTAAAGAGGGTTAATGGGTGGTAATGGGGTAAGTAAGGGGTTAATGGGGGTAAAAGGGGGTgaatgggggtaatgggggtaaTTAAGGGGGTTAATGGGGACAAAGGGGCGGGTGaatggggggtaatggggtTAATGAGGGGTAATGGGGTTAATTAAGGGGGTTAATGGCAGGTAATGGGGGAAAATGGGGGTAATTGGGTTAATTAAGGGGGTTAATGGGGGTaaatgggggtaatgggggtaaTTGAGGGGGTTAAAGAGGGTTAATGGGTGGTAATGGGGGTAATTAAGGGGTTAATGGGAGTAAAGGGGGGTGAATGGGGGTAATGGGGTTAATTAAGGGGGTTAATGGCACTTAACGGGGTTAATTAGGCAGATTAATAACCATTAATGGGGTTAATGGCACTTAATAGGGTTAATTAGGGGGCTTAATAGCCATTAATGGGGGTAAATGGCACTTAATAGGGGGTTAACACTAATTAAGGGGATTGATGACGTCAATAGGAGTTTACGGNNNNNNNNNNNNNNNNNNNNNNNNNNNNNNNNNNNNNNNNNNNNNNNNNNNNNNNNNNNNNNNNNNNNNNNNNNNNNNNNNNNNNNNNNNNNNNNNNNNAAGTGCATTTTAGcacagaaaaggcagattttgaGTCAAAAAGGCGGATTTTGAGGTAGAACAGGCAGATTTTGGGGTAGAAAAGGTGGTTTGGAGGCAGAAAAAGTGGATTTTGGGGCAGAAAAGGTGGATTTTGGCGTAGAAAAGGTAGATTTTGGGAtaaaaaaagatggattttggggtgctggggggtgggTTGGAGTGCAAAGGAGTGATTTTGGGGTAGaaaaggcaggttttggggtagaaaaggcaggttttgggtcagaaaaggcaggttttgggtcagaaaaggcaggttttggggtgctggggggtattttggggtgcTAAGCAGTGATTTTGGGGtagaaaaggcagattttggagtagaaaaggcagattttggagtagaaaaggcagattttggagtagaaaaggcagattttggagtagaaaaggcagattttggagtagaaaagggattttggggcagaaaatgggaattttggggcagaaaaggcagattttggggtgctggggggtaTTTTGGGGCGCAAAGGGGTGTTTTTGGGGTATAAAGGGGTGTTGTGGGGCGGTTTCGGGGCGTGGGGGCACCCACCGGCAGTGCCTGACGACGCACTCGCTGCTGCAGTACTCCTCGTCCCAGTCGCCGCTGGCCACCGGCGCGTTCCCGCATCCCGCCCGGATGCAGCgcgcggggggggggtcctCGGGAACCAGCTCCACCGCCAGGCCCGGGGGGGACTCGGCCTGCGcgcgcgtgtgtgtgtgtgcgggaCAGCGCTGAATCCCAGCGGAATCCCATCGAATCCCATTGGAATCCCATCAAACCCCATTGAATCCCATCAAACACCACTGAATCCCAATGAAACCGCATTGAATGCCATCAAATCCCATTGAATCCCATTGGAATCCCATCAAACCCCATTGAATCCCATCAAACACCACTGAATCCCAATGAAACCCCATTGAATCCCATCAAATCCCATTGAATCCCATTGGAATCCCATCAAACACCACTGAATCCCATCAAACCCCATTGAATCCCATTGAAACCCCATTGAATCCCATCAAATCCCATTGAATCCCATCAAACACCACTGAATCCCATCAAACCCCATTGAATCCCATTGAAACCCCATTGAATGCCATCAAATCCCATCAAATCCCATTGGAATCCCCTCAAACCCCATTGAGTCCCGTTGAAACCCCATTGAATCCCATTGAATTCCATCAAATCCCATCAAATCCCATTGAAATCCATTGAATCCCATCAAATCACATCGAATCCCATTGAATCCCCTCAAACCCCATTGAGCTCCCaaaactccccaaaaccccCTAAAGTTCCCCTAACCTCCCCCTAGAactccccaaaacccccaaaacccccctaaAACTCCCCAAAACTCCCCTGAAGTTCCCCCAAACCCCCCTAAACCTCCCCAAAAACTCACCAAAATCCTCTAAAACTCCCTTAAAGTTCCCCCAAACCCCcctaaacccccccaaaccccccctaaaactccccaaacccccccaaaacccccctaaAGTTCCCCCAAACCCCCCTAAAACTCCTCAAAACCCCCTAAAGttcccccaaatccccccaaaacctccccaaaaccccctaaaactccccaaaaccccctaaagttcccccaaacccccctaaaacctccccaaacccccctaAAACCCTAAAactcccccaaacccccctaaaacccccaaaatccccctAAACCCCTCCTaaaactccccaaaacccccccaaacccccactAAACCTCCCCAAAAGCTCCCTAAAGTTccccaaaaccccctaaaaACTCCCTAAACCTCCCAAAACCCCACCTaaaactccccaaaaccccctaaaaCCCCCCTAAAactccccaaaccccccctaAACTTCCCCCAAACCCCCCGAAAACCCCCTCCAaacccccccaagccccccctAAACCTCCCCAAAAGCTCCCTAAAGTTccccaaaaccccctaaaaACTCCCTAAACCTCCCAAATTCCCCCTAAAActcccaaacccccccaaaacccccctaaAGTTCCCCCAAACCCCCCTAAAACTCCTCAAACCCCCCTAAACTTCCCCCAAACCCCCCGAAAACCCCCTCCAaacccccccaagccccccctAAACCTCCCCAAAAGCTCCCTAAAGTTccccaaaaccccctaaaaACTCCCTAAACCTCCCAAATTCCCCCTAAAActcccaaacccccccaaaacccccctaaAGTTCCCCCAAACCTCCCTAAAACTCCTCAAACCCCCCTAAAGTTCCCCCAAACCCCCCTAAAAactccccaaaccccccctaAAACCCTCCTaaaactccccaaaaccccCTAAAGTTCCCCCAAATCCCcctaaaaccccccaaaatccccctAAAACCCTCctaacccccccaaaacccccccaaaaccccctgaAACCCCCCTATCCCCCTCCTTCTCACCTCATTACCAAAGTCCCCTCCGACCATCTCCACCACCTCCGGCGACGCcgtccctgctcctcctcctcctcctcctcctcctcctcctcctgccgccACCGTCCCCACGGTGACCTCCTCACGGCCGCCGTCCCCGCCTTGCTGCCCCAccacggcggcggcggccgcgtGCCCCGGCTGCATCtgcagcggcggcggcggcaggatCTTGATGTGCAGCGGCGGCGGGTTGGCGGGTAACGCCAGGCGCATCTTAGGGGCCAccacggcggcggcggcggcggcagccaccggcggcggcggcggcggctgctgcaTGGCCTgaagcggcggcggcgcctGCAGCACCGTCACCCCTTGCCCAGAGGCCGCTTGAGGCGGCGGCGGCATCTGCTGCAACGGAGGAGGCTGCAAGCGCggggggagctgctgctgctgctgctgcgccgccgccgccagcacCGAGCGGGTCACGATCTGCGGTGGGGACGGCGACGGAGGAGCCCGAGATGCCACCACCGTGGCCGGGATGACGGTGACGACGCCGCCTTGAGAGACGGTTAAAGAAGGAGCCAGCAGTTGTTTAGGGATGAGGATCTtggtgatgctggtggtggcTTCCGGCgatggggaaggagctggggaggaggaggaggaggaggaaggtggtgggggtggtgggggtggggggggtgtggggctgGTTTCGGGGTCCGGGGGGTCCGTTGAGGTCTAAAATGAACCAAAACCACATCAATAACACCCCAAATCTCCCCCAATTTAAGGGCGTCCATGAGGAGAAGCGATGGAGGTACCAAGATGGCGCGATAAGCGGCCAATGCCTTCAGGTATTCCTTCTTGGCCGCCTCCGTCTTCCTCTTGTAGACCTggaaaagggggggaaagggTTGAATTTGGGGGTTCAGGCGCTTCGTTGGGGGGTTTCTAGTGCTTATCTTCATGGTTGGGTGGCTCAATGTCCTATTAAGTCCATATTGGGATCTCAAGGGTTGACTGGACCCATCAACCATCATGTTCCTCCTCTCTTAGCTCCATAACCCAATGACGTTTTGGGGTCCCATCACCAGTTATGGGGTCTCCTCACCCATATCTTCATGGTTTGGGGTCCGAAACCCCTCTTAGATCCATATTGGGGTCAACAACATTGAGTTGACCCATCAACCATCATGTTCCTCCTCTTCTAGCTCCATAACCCAATGACATTTTGGGGTCCTACCACCAGTTATGGGATCTCCCCATCCCTATCTTTATGGTTTGGTGTCTGAAACCTCTGTTAGATCCATATTGGGGTCTCCAGGGTTGAGCTGACCCATCAACCATCATGTTCCTCCTCTTCTACCTCCAAAACCCATCCACGTTTTGGGGTCCCAGCACCACTTATGGGGTCCCCCCATTCCCTTTGTCCCCCCCCGTCCCCACTGACCTGCTTCTGCTCCTCCCCGAGGCTGTCCCACATGGAGGCCACGATCTTGGAGACCTCCCCGAAGGTGGCGTTGGGGTTCTGGCCCTTGATGGCGGCCTGGGTGTCGCGGAAGAACAGGGCATAGGCCGAGACGGGCTTCTGGGGCTCGTTGGGGTCCTTCTTCTTCTTGGGCTTCTTGGGGGGCTTCCCCCGCCGGGGGGCTTCACCCGCTGGTGGGGCCGGGGCTGGTGGGGCcggtggggctggaggggatggggctggggcGGTCTATGGCGAGGAGAGAGAGGGGTTAAgaggggaaatggggggggggaaattgGGGGAAATTGGGGAAAACCCATCATTTCGGGCATCAAACCCACCATTTTGGGCATCAAACCCATCAATTTGGGCATCAAACCCATCAATTTGGGCACAAAACCACCATTTTCAGCACCAAACCCACCATTCTGGGTATCAAAAGCACTGTTTTGGCCATTACGTCATCATTTTGGTCCTCAAAACCATCATTTTGAGCACTAAACCCATCATTTTAGGCATCAAAACCACCATTTTGGCCACCAAGACCATAATTTTGGCCACCAAGTCATCATTTTGGGCCTCAAAACCATCATTTTGGCCAC is part of the Strigops habroptila isolate Jane unplaced genomic scaffold, bStrHab1.2.pri NW_022045629.1_ctg1, whole genome shotgun sequence genome and harbors:
- the SALL2 gene encoding sal-like protein 2 isoform X5, with product MDADPPRTPPAPSPALGSPLNLPLILEELRVLQQRQLHQMQMTEEICRQVLLLGTLQHPKSHLLPSYPPKTPPAKPHFFHLLPPFPTTTTATTRGGLKADPRPTSTFLPLALGSSPGLLRPKNVVLVEAGTSRHECGFCGKAFGSDSARQIHLRSHTGERPYKCNVCGNRFTTRGNLKVHFHRHREKYPHVQMNPHPVPQHLDYLLPATREPPMGAQLKGGDQLVHMGEQEVKGGEQVNGGNQQVNVGKQQVNVGNQQVNGSNQQVNVGNQQVNGSNQQVSGSNQQVNVGNQQVNGGNQQVNGSNQQVNGGNQQVNGSNQQVNGGNQQVNMGNQQVNGSNQHVNMATHDLNGSNQQVNMATHDLNGSNQEVNVATQQVNGSSQEVNVGAQQVNAATQHPGGATQVNVGTQQVNGSNQQVNGGNQQVNVTNQVNVATQQVNVGTQHVNPSTQQVNPSTQQVNGSNQQVNGSNQQVNPSTQQVNPSTQQVNGSTQQVNAATQHHGGATQVHVGTQQVKPTSQQLNVGTQQVNPTTQQVNGSTQQGNPTTQQVHVATQQHGGTTQVNASTHQVNVGTHQVNPTTHQVNPTTHQVNVGTQQVNTTTHQVNVGTQHINPTTQQVNMGTQHINPTTQQVNMGTQQVNPTTQQVNMGTHQVNPITHQVNVGTQHINPTTQQVNATTQQVNVGIQHINPTTHQVNMGTQQVNPTTQHINPTTQQVNVGTQQVNTTTHQVNVGTHQVNMGTHHITPTTHQLNPAPQLHLTAFHKLLLLKATDGRPTARDENTPPPWPLFAPRFPGSSETSKLQQLVEKIDPPPPTTTIIIIIVITIATIGPPTPPVPPRVEALAPRATWGNGALQGPPPMDTVRTPLEPAPPQSPIGEPRGRRGGGSRGWRPPKGGGGGPVGQWGVMETPPNPPLLHPKLPLTIA
- the SALL2 gene encoding sal-like protein 2 isoform X15, yielding MDADPPRTPPAPSPALGSPLNLPLILEELRVLQQRQLHQMQMTEEICRQVLLLGTLQHPKSHLLPSYPPKTPPAKPHFFHLLPPFPTTTTATTRGGLKADPRPTSTFLPLALGSSPGLLRPKNVVLVEAGTSRHECGFCGKAFGSDSARQIHLRSHTGERPYKCNVCGNRFTTRGNLKVHFHRHREKYPHVQMNPHPVPQHLDYLLPATREPPMGAQLKGGDQLVHMGEQEVKGGEQVNGGNQQVNVGKQQVNVGNQQVNGSNQQVNVGNQQVNGSNQQVSGSNQQVNVGNQQVNGGNQQVNGSNQQVNGGNQQVNGSNQQVNGGNQQVNGSNQQVNGGNQQVNVTNQVNVATQQVNVGTQHVNPSTQQVNPSTQQVNGSNQQVNGSNQQVNPSTQQVNPSTQQVNGSTQQVNAATQHHGGATQVHVGTQQVKPTSQQLNVGTQQVNPTTQQVNGSTQQGNPTTQQVHVATQQHGGTTQVNASTHQVNVGTHQVNPTTHQVNPTTHQVNVGTQQVNTTTHQVNVGTQHINPTTQQVNMGTQHINPTTQQVNMGTQQVNPTTQQVNMGTHQVNPITHQVNVGTQHINPTTQQVNATTQQVNVGIQHINPTTHQVNMGTQQVNPTTQHINPTTQQVNVGTQQVNTTTHQVNVGTHQVNMGTHHITPTTHQLNPAPQLHLTAFHKLLLLKATDGRPTARDENTPPPWPLFAPRFPGSSETSKLQQLVEKIDPPPPTTTIIIIIVITIATIGPPTPPVPPRVEALAPRATWGNGALQGPPPMDTVRTPLEPAPPQSPIGEPRGRRGGGSRGWRPPKGGGGGPVGQWGVMETPPNPPLLHPKLPLTIA
- the SALL2 gene encoding sal-like protein 2 isoform X19 gives rise to the protein MDADPPRTPPAPSPALGSPLNLPLILEELRVLQQRQLHQMQMTEEICRQVLLLGTLQHPKSHLLPSYPPKTPPAKPHFFHLLPPFPTTTTATTRGGLKADPRPTSTFLPLALGSSPGLLRPKNVVLVEAGTSRHECGFCGKAFGSDSARQIHLRSHTGERPYKCNVCGNRFTTRGNLKVHFHRHREKYPHVQMNPHPVPQHLDYLLPATREPPMGAQLKGGDQLVHMGEQEVKGGEQVNGGNQQVNVGKQQVNVGNQQVNGSNQQVNVGNQQVNGSNQQVSGSNQQVNVGNQQVNGGNQQVNGSNQQVNGGNQQVNGSNQQVNGGNQQVNGSNQQVNGSNQQVNPSTQQVNPSTQQVNGSTQQVNAATQHHGGATQVHVGTQQVKPTSQQLNVGTQQVNPTTQQVNGSTQQGNPTTQQVHVATQQHGGTTQVNASTHQVNVGTHQVNPTTHQVNPTTHQVNVGTQQVNTTTHQVNVGTQHINPTTQQVNMGTQHINPTTQQVNMGTQQVNPTTQQVNMGTHQVNPITHQVNVGTQHINPTTQQVNATTQQVNVGIQHINPTTHQVNMGTQQVNPTTQHINPTTQQVNVGTQQVNTTTHQVNVGTHQVNMGTHHITPTTHQLNPAPQLHLTAFHKLLLLKATDGRPTARDENTPPPWPLFAPRFPGSSETSKLQQLVEKIDPPPPTTTIIIIIVITIATIGPPTPPVPPRVEALAPRATWGNGALQGPPPMDTVRTPLEPAPPQSPIGEPRGRRGGGSRGWRPPKGGGGGPVGQWGVMETPPNPPLLHPKLPLTIA
- the SALL2 gene encoding sal-like protein 2 isoform X8, which translates into the protein MDADPPRTPPAPSPALGSPLNLPLILEELRVLQQRQLHQMQMTEEICRQVLLLGTLQHPKSHLLPSYPPKTPPAKPHFFHLLPPFPTTTTATTRGGLKADPRPTSTFLPLALGSSPGLLRPKNVVLVEAGTSRHECGFCGKAFGSDSARQIHLRSHTGERPYKCNVCGNRFTTRGNLKVHFHRHREKYPHVQMNPHPVPQHLDYLLPATREPPMGAQLKGGDQLVHMGEQEVKGGEQVNGGNQQVNVGKQQVNVGNQQVNGSNQQVNVGNQQVNGSNQQVSGSNQQVNVGNQQVNGGNQQVNGSNQQVNGGNQQVNGSNQQVNMGNQQVNGSNQHVNMATHDLNGSNQQVNMATHDLNGSNQEVNVATQQVNGSSQEVNVGAQQVNAATQHPGGATQVNVGTQQVNGSNQQVNGGNQQVNVTNQVNVATQQVNVGTQHVNPSTQQVNPSTQQVNGSNQQVNGSNQQVNPSTQQVNPSTQQVNGSTQQVNAATQHHGGATQVHVGTQQVKPTSQQLNVGTQQVNPTTQQVNGSTQQGNPTTQQVHVATQQHGGTTQVNASTHQVNVGTHQVNPTTHQVNPTTHQVNVGTQQVNTTTHQVNVGTQHINPTTQQVNMGTQHINPTTQQVNMGTQQVNPTTQQVNMGTHQVNPITHQVNVGTQHINPTTQQVNATTQQVNVGIQHINPTTHQVNMGTQQVNPTTQHINPTTQQVNVGTQQVNTTTHQVNVGTHQVNMGTHHITPTTHQLNPAPQLHLTAFHKLLLLKATDGRPTARDENTPPPWPLFAPRFPGSSETSKLQQLVEKIDPPPPTTTIIIIIVITIATIGPPTPPVPPRVEALAPRATWGNGALQGPPPMDTVRTPLEPAPPQSPIGEPRGRRGGGSRGWRPPKGGGGGPVGQWGVMETPPNPPLLHPKLPLTIA